Proteins co-encoded in one Daphnia carinata strain CSIRO-1 chromosome 3, CSIRO_AGI_Dcar_HiC_V3, whole genome shotgun sequence genomic window:
- the LOC130685208 gene encoding huntingtin-like isoform X1, with the protein MASLEKLIRALDQLQITEISNLDTSIKKKEIKTYVLNIVEFNCSTNVQNHKDFVSYIASSIDSLIRLCDSKDSDIRLASDEGLYKVIKALLPLHSNRILVELCKQIKKNESPRILKLSMNRFAELCHLARPQKRRAYLANLFNAISVIANRKEEMLHESLSNFVSKVFSVMGIFAFENETKILLKGFLSNLSSKSSIIRRCAANAITVIISTNRKSDVLLALVVEYLTDQILLSEDIAMADMSVITGTLLTLKLLLPVFPSPSVPVKENNNLYLGSQHSKSAATMNAVAVERIVQIFELGVHYSFSSDHNVVNAALELLQQLLKMRTLLLAIPALKSANGLQGTRISLRGLSKENSQWNLTALPVAEESLLLEADVHLVEFEKTNLDSTEIDVEIAEDSIITVGGDEQDELLKSAALLESDILPAEKDLEETDVEQESCDVVDAPKVIDIGSLYDKTGCSPLLYCARHLSYSFLLSERKGQMKSDRSVRVSVKSLALNCLAQVGCLEPLIWNSYLSDSERNTDDSIAIIDVLQYRTHEDPQLRGQVSLLACMVLSSVISGFNLTGIESKTLVRIIDETLKDREAAASRLALQGLQHFLPMALEGSFCVETTPLLRSLLKLAENPYWLVRVDLLEVFTSFSWAALEFGIQNKTSFSLPMFQEAFLRKVAFTMIGDEDQRVRSAVANCIKCLVESWTTTRSPPSVIRLKSLASACNFSHQKLSSKTFAGVPLSINGLADAYCDSPVNGNIVGNLAYFVDELFKLLVSSNSKFVKVGCLQALADLSRSYPPATYLEIYGCSSKGSCSLLKVCIALMTNSTLMLDLATHQSLITLSTQLFAGCVKVDLNAPESETEDKEWHFLTGPLATTASYLLSHISRILNAFCCVLDDVNPLSVSIKAPLVTLPNPSALSPIRRKLRASEGPILDKEDKSDEFARKSKPHILNPSNIGFFAAQSLYVKLYELLKSTNATCKLSFDTVTSERLSSFIQSTLKALAALVEVYNFQDIGKHSEEILNYLRIIITVEPVYCLQAVQQLLKALFGTNLAAVWYDEATRFKRGCISPSFSVTMKKDQSVSLSYGFDDYLYRDTVRQMNFNLTGERPSLITKFRTSVNKIGPDKNALTSYIRLFEPMVIKALKLYTVTSCPHVQKQVLDLLCELIHLCVNYCLLDADQVFLNFVIQQFEFLEEGFIPQVETLLPSMFRFLSLLSYDRFHSKTIISVPRIMQLAGGLMATGKDAELHVLPTLRPMVEDLFLSRERMSDNFKELETQKEVLINILLRLLQYHKVYPLITAILLQVQFENASKWKSLSKQICDALIPHLNKHSLFLDSDEALQMLYKLISHMDPPVVHESLLGLLQTFTPKQSEDVHSSATLNYHRVLACRLTVFKTLISVFDEAFLLDCLNEFNLSYLINQRSDPLNVTPTENSPPDHILSSLLVDTLRLAFSHWKSKIFADSCGSTLISWKIDCFSFSVHLVLDLIALCHQLVNAEDFPVLRTAIRAELAREECKYPLFEVARELIPNNPIVFARFCALLSPEIHCFEANNMQQFFTGLNGSIAEAGYFLVLLGNMRKQEEKLEAFISVHADLILSYCSETPVKKFFENLVVDKNLIKPLVKCVLAKNGISLVAAAVSLFNIIEALQIANVEDILLEVVSSFQSISNGVVHKKLEKLLLKLNFACAESHLQCLKKAQEIILLSKNERWYLELMTKHSASPARKLETLCVIDKAFLLEFALNRNLEPIMWQEIVNLINLDDLPKLFNNYSFLSFAVETGRKSKPDIFFRVKTNFLNMIDTQALDNIKILSVAHVLSEMCKTIQPSEVKDIFSPSEISILAKMTLIFMAAMDSLQRSLVLLPASSAIVSVFGLELPSVWTNRDTLPAVYKAIDTLESLCIRLRNNTTLEHPSVTGLEHMNCPDPNFVSGAQQLGRIVTFLEQETHIPEVLHKDLLSIAIAFCRMPLFYSYTCIPPSVWNKGWNPVLAFDVERITLDLPIVPSYFLHDEIVLKEFIFRIERIRWITKKKFEEIWMTFLGILNLQNEDNVRPEEQASVIQATCEAVHALTMVLQKNLPFRTSNPAPSANNLDKIPDFMHTERGKKLKELCTLLSDDCNATSSCNSIYYFNRLSFRHIQRNIDQGSPSKKKAASPEEITDIDIQSCVRFLVDLYSQWLQSSTTPYPLLVDLFRSLLHISDFFVDTQQFDWLLDNSLALYKQLLPDDPTSLESALTGCILKSASFTTLNSEYWDLIRKHCEASLYSQHISTRGSGLDGLLYLLQKLTRNPDLARTSSLVNLAMDYVGKWLNAENSGPTWYQSVVWSMAFYCGEHFAVLPYQHNAVVDFVVQIAIGWLVQNPQQPTEIQKEILKGLERLGILGLLTPTWRFTVKREVLAIIRNVDRDQILKAALRTLLSLVYSDFGSQLYQPGADPETMLAAMEWVGALFQRMKRGTDKEAEILGQIMPVITCDIFPPADILNRILSEFMTAKPTVACCLTPTIFKVFGAARSQGQQSLVVEWILLSLSNFTRNLSDESANSVWNILCFFTAASSNPWLQSVFPLVNQPVNPSSPMEVEIFVASALDFGNQLDDQQRSTLVSIFFSARDNSTFFEAVDVALKSL; encoded by the exons ATGGCATCCTTAGAAAAACTTATTCGAGCTCTTGATCAATTACAGATAAcagaaatttcaaatttagatacctccataaagaaaaaagaaataaaaacatatgTGTTGAACATAGTTGAATTCAATTGCAGCACTAATGTACAAAACCACAAAGATTTTGTCTCATATATTGCCTCTAGTATAGACTCACTCATAAGATTATGTGATTCCAAGGATTCTGACATTAGATTAGCAAGTGATGAAGGACTGTATAAAGTTATCAAG gcCCTACTTCCATTGCACAGTAACAGAATACTAGTAGAACTATGTAAgcagataaagaaaaatgaatctCCTCGAATATTGAAGTTGTCTATGAATAGATTTGCAGAACTTTGCCATCTGGCTCG GCCACAGAAAAGACGTGCATATCTGGCAAACCTGTTCAATGCAATATCTGTGATTGCTAATCGTAAGGAAGAGATGCTTCATGAAAGCTtgtcaaattttgtttctaaagTTTTCAGTGTTATGGGAatatttgcatttgaaaatgaaacaaaaattctacttAAAGGATTCCTATCAAATTTATCTTCTAAATCTTCTATCATAAGAAGGTGTGCAGCCAATGCAATTACAGTAATCATATCTACAAACAGAAAGTCTGATGTTTTACTGGCATTAGTTGTGGAATATTTGACTG ATCAAATCCTTCTGTCTGAGGATATTGCAATGGCAGATATGTCTGTGATTACAGGAACATTATTAACTCTAAAATTGTTACTTCCTGTTTTTCCATCCCCATCTGTTCCtgtcaaagaaaacaataacctTTACTTGGGTAGTCAACATTCTAAAAGTGCTGCTACCATGAATGCAGTGGCAGTAGAACGCATCGTTCAA ATCTTTGAACTTGGAGTTCACTATTCGTTTTCTTCGGATCACAACGTCGTTAACGCAGCTTTAGAACTTCTTCAGCAATTGCTAAAAATGCGGACGCTTTTACTAGCCATTCCCGCCCTAAAAAGTGCAAATGGGTTACAAGGGACTCGCATATCGTTACGAGGattgtcaaaagaaaata GTCAATGGAATTTAACTGCGCTACCTGTTGCCGAAGAATCACTTTTGCTAGAAGCAGATGTTCATTTGGTAGAAttcgaaaaaacaaacttagATTCAACTGAAATCGATGTTGAGATTGCAGAAGATTCCATTATTACGGTTGGAGGGGATGAGCAAGATGAGCTTTTGAAAAGTGCGGCTCTTCTTGAAAGCGACATTTTGCCAGCAGAGAAAGATTTAGAAGAAACTGATGTTGAGCAAGAAAGCTGTGATGTCGTTGATGCTCCAAAG GTGATTGACATAGGTTCATTGTATGACAAAACAGGATGCTCTCCCCTCCTCTACTGCGCTCGCCATTTGTCTTACAGTTTCTTGCTCTCGGAAAGAAAAGGTCAAATGAAGTCGGATAGATCAGTTCGCGTTTCAGTAAAAAGTCTAGCCCTTAATTGCCTAGCGCAGGTTGGATGTCTGGAACCTCTAatttggaattcttatttATCAGATTCAG AAAGAAACACGGATGACAGCATAGCGATAATTGATGTATTGCAGTATCGTACACACGAGGATCCACAGTTAAGAGGACAAGTGTCTCTACTGGCTTGCATGGTGTTAAGCAGTGTGATTAGTGGTTTTAATTTGACTGGAATTGAATCAAAAACATTAGTACGCATTATTGATGAAACTTTAAAAGATAGAGAAGCGGCCGCTTCTCGCCTTGCCCTTCAGGGTCTACAACATTTCTTGCCGATGGCATTGGAGGGTTCATTTTGCGTTGAAACTACTCCATTGCTACGTTCTTTATTAAAGCTGGCAGAAAATCCGTATTGGCTAGTACGAGTAGATCTATTAGAAGTCtttacttcattttcttgGGCGGCCTTGGAATTTGGGATCCAGAATAAGACAAGCTTTAGTCTGCCTATGTTCCAAGAGGCATTCCTAc GTAAGGTTGCATTTACGATGATAGGTGACGAAGATCAGCGAGTCCGAAGTGCAGTGGCGAATTGTATTAAGTGTTTGGTTGAGTCATGGACCACAACAAGAAGCCCACCAAGTGTCATTCGCCTCAAATCATTGGCGTCTGCGTGTAATTTTTCACATCAAAAACTATCCTCGAAAACGTTTGCCGGGGTGCCTTTGTCAATCAATGGATTGGCAGATGCTTATTGTGACAGTCCCGTAAACGGAAACATAGTGGGAAACTTAGCatattttgttgatgaactATTTAAGTTACTGGTTTCATCCAACTCAAAATTTGTCAAG GTGGGTTGTTTGCAAGCTCTAGCCGACTTAAGCCGTTCGTATCCTCCTGCTACGTATTTGGAAATTTACGGTTGTAGTTCAAAAGGATCGTGCAGTCTCCTAAAAGTTTGCATAGCCCTCATGACGAATTCCACGTTGATGTTGGATCTGGCAACCCACCAAAGCCTAATCACACTTTCAACTCAACTATTTGCAG GTTGCGTCAAGGTGGATTTAAATGCACCAGAATCAGAAACTGAAGACAAAGAATGGCATTTTCTAACTGGCCCGTTGGCCACTACTGCGTCATATCTGCTAAGTCACATTAGTCGTATCTTGAATGCGTTTTGTTGCGTCCTCGACGATGTCAATCCCTTGTCGGTTTCCATAAAAGCACCTTTAGTGACACTTCCAAACCCATCCGCACTAAGTCCTATACGTCGCAAACTTCGGGCCTCTGAAGGACCAATCTTGGACAAGGAAGATAAATCAGATGAATTTGCGCGTAAGAGCAAACCACATATACTTAATCCAAGTAATATTGGGTTTTTCGCTGCTCAATCTCTCTATGTCAAGCTATACGAATTACTTAAGAGTACCAACGCCACATGCAAG cTAAGCTTCGACACTGTCACCTCCGAACGGCTATCCAGTTTTATCCAGTCCACTTTGAAGGCACTGGCTGCTCTTGTTGAAGTATACAATTTTCAAGACATTGGCAAACACAGTGAAGAAATCCTAAATTATTTACGTATTATAATTACTGTTGAACCAGTTTACTGTTTGCAAGCCGTGCAACAG CTATTGAAAGCGCTCTTCGGGACGAATTTAGCAGCCGTCTGGTATGATGAAGCCACTCGATTTAAAAGAGGGTGTATTTCTCCCAGTTTTTCGGtaacaatgaaaaaagatCAAAGTGTGTCTCTAAGCTACGGATTCGATGATTATCTATATCGTGATACCGTCCGCCAAATGAACTTCAA CTTAACTGGTGAGAGACCAAGTCTCATAACCAAATTTCGAACGTCTGTGAACAAAATAGGTCCTGATAAAAATGCTTTAACTTCATATATTCGCTTATTTGAGCCCATGGTCATCAAAGCCCTGAAA TTGTATACAGTAACGAGCTGCCCGCATGTCCAAAAGCAAGTTTTGGATCTTCTTTGTGAACTGATCCATTTGTGCGTCAATTATTGTCTCCTGGATGCCGATCAGGTTTTTCTGAATTTTGTCATCCAGCAGTTCGAGTTCCTCGAAGAAGGTTTCATTCC GCAAGTTGAAACTTTATTGCCCTCCATGTTCCGATTTCTGTCCCTACTGTCGTACGACagatttcattcaaaaaccattatttcTGTGCCGCGCATAATGCAGCTTGCAGGGGGACTAATGGCTACCGGGAAGGATGCTGAACTTCATG TGCTTCCGACCTTGCGACCAATGGTCGaggatctttttctttcgagaGAGAGAATGAGTGACAACTTCAAAGAACTTGAAACTCAAAAAGAAGtgctaataaatattttactCCGGCTTCTTCAATATCACAAG GTTTATCCTTTGATTACCGCTATCCTGCTTCAAGTCCAGTTCGAAAATGCGAGCAAATGGAAATCTCTCTCGAAGCAAATATGCGACGCACTCATCCCTCACCTTAATAAGCATTCACTATTCTTAGATTCGGACGAAGCGCTCCAGATGCTTTATAAACTAATTTCTCATATGGATCCACCTGTTGTTCACGAGTCGTTGCTAGGACTCCTACAAACATTTACTCCTAAACAGTCAGAGGATGTGCATTCTTCCGCAACTTTG AATTATCATCGGGTATTGGCGTGTCGCCTAACGGTTTTTAAAACCTTGATTTCCGTTTTTGACGAAGCCTTCCTGTTAGactgtttgaatgaatttaACCTTAGTTATCTGATCAATCAGAGGAGTGATCCATTGAACGTGACGCCTACAGAAAATTCACCGCCGGATCACATCTTGTCAAG TTTACTGGTCGACACCCTTAGGTTAGCATTTAGTCATTGGAAGAGTAAAATTTTTGCAGATAGCTGTGGATCAACCTTGATATCATGGAAAATCGATTGTTTCTCCTTCTCCGTTCATCTCGTATTGGACCTGATAGCGCTGTGCCACCAGTTAGTGAACGCCG AAGATTTTCCAGTGCTCCGTACGGCCATTCGTGCAGAATTGGCCCGTGAAGAGTGTAAATACCCTTTATTTGAAGTGGCAAGGGAATTAATTCCCAACAATCCGATAGTTTTTGCACGGTTTTGTGCTTTGCTATCGCCAGAAATTCATTGCTTTGAAGCCAACAACATGCAGCAGTTTTTTACTGGGCTCAATGGAAGCATTGCAGAAGCAGGATATTTCTTAGTGCTACTAGGAAATATG cggaaacaagaagaaaaactcgaAGCATTCATTAGTGTACATGCTGACCTTATCTTGAGTTACTGTAGTGAAACACCTGTGAAGAAGTTCTTCGAAAATCTAGTTGTTGATAAAAACTTGATCAAGCCGCTTGTGAAATGCGTATTGGCAAAGAACGGAATCTcgctg GTCGCCGCTGCCGTGTCCCTCTTCAACATAATAGAGGCTCTCCAAATTGCGAATGTCGAAGATATACTTTTAGAAGTTGTATCTAGCTTCCAGTCAATCTCCAATGGTGTCGTGCATAAAAAGTTAGAAAAGCTTTTATTAAAACTGAACTTTGCCTGTGCTGAATCCCACCTTCAGTGTCTGAAAAAAGCCCAAGAAATCATTCTTCtgtcaaaaaatgaaag atggTACCTCGAGCTCATGACCAAGCACAGCGCATCGCCTGCGCGAAAACTAGAAACGTTATGCGTAATAGATAAAGCATTCTTGCTAGAATTTGCGTTGAACAG AAATCTGGAACCAATCATGTGGCAAGAAATCGTCAACCTCATCAACCTAGATGATCTCCCAAAATTGTTTAACAATTACTCTTTCCTCTCATTCGCCGTTGAAACTGGTCGAAAGTCAAAACCCGATATTTTTTTCCGcgtcaaaacaaattttttaaatatgattGATACTCAAGCTTTAGATAACATTAAG ATCTTGTCAGTCGCGCATGTACTAAGCGAAATGTGCAAAACGATTCAACCGTCGGAAGTCAAGGATATTTTTTCTCCATCCGAAATCAGCATATTGGCGAAAATGACACTTATCTTCATGGCCGCCATGGATTCGCTTCAACGTTCATTAGTTCTACTACCAGCTTCATCGGCGATTGTTTCCGTATTCGGCCTTGAGCTTCCCAGTGTATGGACAAATAGAGATACTCTTCCGGCTGTTTACAAAGCAATAGATACATTGGAATCTCTATGTATTCGGTTAAGGAACAACACAACGCTTGAACACCCCAGTGTCACCG GCTTGGAGCACATGAATTGCCCCGACCCGAACTTTGTTTCAGGTGCGCAACAGTTGGGCCGGATAGTTACGTTTTTGGAACAAGAAACTCACATTCCAGAAGTATTACACAAAGATTTGCT ATCGATCGCAATTGCGTTTTGCCGAATGCCGCTGTTTTACTCCTATACTTGCATTCCACCCTCGGTTTGGAACAAAGGCTGGAATCCTGTGCTAGCATTTGATGTCGAGCGCATCACATTGGATCTGCCGATTGTGCCCTCATATTTTCTGCACGATGAAATTGTCTTGAAGGAATTCATTTTTCG AATAGAACGGATTCGCtggataacaaaaaagaaattcgaagaAATCTGGATGACTTTCCTCGGAATTCTGAATTTGCAGAACGAAGATAACGTACGCCCAGAAGAGCAAGCCAGCGTTATCCAG GCTACATGTGAAGCTGTACATGCTCTTACCATGGTGCTCCAAAAAAATTTACCATTCAGAACGTCAAATCCGGCGCCCAGTGCCAATAACCTTGATAAAATTCCCGACTTCATGCATACTGA AAGAGgcaaaaaactgaaagaactCTGCACTTTATTGTCGGATGATTGCAACGCCACATCTTCATGCAATTCAATCTATTATTTCAATCGCCTCTCTTTCAGACATATCCAACGCAACATTGATCAAGGTTCACCATCTAAAAAGAAAGCTGCTAGTCCTGAGGAGATTACGGATATAGACATCCAATCTTGCGTTCGCTTCTTGGTGGATCTCTATTCGCAGTGGCTTCAGAGTTCG ACTACGCCGTATCCGCTACTAGTAGACTTATTTCGATCTCTGCTGCACATATCGGATTTCTTTGTGGATACTCAACAGTTTGATTGGTTACTGGACAATTCGCTTGCCTTGTACAAGCAACTCCTACCTGATGATCCAACTAGCTTAGAGTCCGCCTTGACAGGATGCATATTGAAGTCTGCCTCGTTCACGACTCTA AATTCAGAATATTGGGATTTAATTAGAAAGCATTGTGAAGCTTCACTATATTCCCAACATATTTCCACACGTGGTAGTGGATTAGATGGCCTGTTGTATCTACTGCAAAAATTAACCAGAAATCCAGATCTTGCTCGTACAAGCTCTTTGGTGAATCTTGCTATGGACTATGTCGGGAAATGGCTCAA TGCTGAAAATAGCGGTCCCACTTGGTACCAGTCTGTCGTATGGTCAATGGCATTCTATTGCGGCGAACACTTTGCAGTATTACCCTATCAGCATAATGCTGTTGTTGACTTCGTTGTTCAAATCGCTATTGGCTGGCTTGTGCAAAATCCACAACAACCAACAgagatacaaaaagaaattttaaag GGTTTAGAACGGCTGGGTATTCTCGGATTATTGACCCCGACCTGGCGATTTACCGTTAAGAGAGAGGTACTGGCCATTATTCGCAATGTTGATCGagatcaaattttaaaagcgGCTCTACGAACTTTGTTATCGTTAGTCTACTCAG attTTGGAAGCCAACTTTATCAACCAGGGGCGGATCCCGAAACGATGCTCGCCGCTATGGAATGGGTAGGCGCTCTTTTCCAACG TATGAAACGTGGAACAGATAAAGAAGCGGAGATCCTTGGCCAAATAATGCCAGTCATAACTTGTGATATTTTTCCGCCAGCAGACATCTTGAACCGAATTTTAAGTGAATTTATGACGGCCAAACCCACGGTCGCCTGCTGTTTGACTCCAACCATATTTAAG GTTTTCGGAGCAGCACGTTCACAAGGCCAGCAAAGTTTGGTCGTGGAATGGATACTGTTAAGCCTGAGCAATTTCACTCGTAACTTAAGCGATGAATCTGCTAATTCTGTATGGAAtattctgtgttttttcactGCGGCTTCCAGTAACCCATGGTTGCAGTCGGT GTTTCCCCTTGTAAACCAACCGGTAAATCCCAGCAGTCCCATGGAAGTAGAAATATTCGTGGCATCTGCACTGGACTTTGGAAACCAG CTCGATGACCAACAGCGATCCACGTTggtctccattttcttttctgcaagAGATAATAGTACGTTTTTTGAAGCTGTTGATGTCGCGCTAAAAAGTTTATGA